TACTCTTTTCCGTGTTTTTCTGTGTGTTTCGTGGTATAAGTTTTTTGGTTAGAAAGGACGATTGAATGAGTATCATTTTCGACAATATTATGTTTTCTTATGTACCGGATAGAAAACAAACGATATTCAGAAATTAAGATTCAATATCATTTTCCGTGTTTTTCTGTGTGTTTCGTGGTCATATTTTTTACCGCAGGTCTTATCCATAATTAGAAAGGCAGATTGAATGAGTATCATTTTCGACAATGTTACGTTTTCTTATAAAATACCATCCCCGCAGGATGTTTTGCATGAATTTTCTTTTCAGGTCAATGGAGGAGAAAAGTTAGGCATTTTCAAACAAAGCGGGTGGGGGAAATCCACGCTTGTAAAGTTGATCACAGGAGAAGAAAAACTCGAATCAGGAAGAATAATTATTGCCGGTTATGAAAAACAAAATTGGAAAAAAATGTTTTCCAACCTTTCCATACTTTTTCAGGAACCGGACAAGCAATTTGTATTTCCAAACCTTAAAGACGAATATGAATTCTTAACAGAGAATGAGAATAACAAGTCTCGTGGGAAAAAAATAAATACGACTCAAAAAATGGACGAACTTGCACGAATATTTGAATTTGATTTACAAAAATATATTAGTGAAAATAGGACGATATTTTCTGTTTCCAGCGAAGAAAGAAAAATACTCCAGATTCTTTTTACAATTTCCGGTGAAGAAGAATATTTGATAATGGATGATCCGCTCTTGTATTTGAGTGAGAAATCGCAGCAACAGTTTTTGAATTATTTATCTGAAATCGATAAAACAATATTAATTCTTGCTCGGGATAAAAAACCTTTGCGAAAGGTATTTTGAAAAGCAGTGTGAAAACGTTCATCGAAATCTCAATACAAATAATCCGCATTTTTCGCAAAGATTTTTTTTTGGCACCACAACTTGGCTATAAAAATCTTCCAAAAAGTTGCCAAGACAATCCAGATAAAAAAATGTTGGCAGTATGAGTGAAATATTTAAAAATAATTCACAAAAGGTAATTATGAAAAAAATATATATTGTAATTTTTGGGCTTTTTTTATTCAGCAGTTTGTTTGCAAATTTAGCGGATGATTTTCGCTTTGCCAAAAAAATGTATGACGATACTCTTTACGAAGAGGCGATAAATAAATTCACAGAATTGATAGATGAATATCCCACTTCCGAACAGGCAGAGGAAGCGTATCTTTTCATTGGAAATAGTTATTCGGAATTAGAGAAATTTCCCCAAGCTATTGACGCATATACCCATTTTATAAAAGCGTATCCCGATTCAAAGTTACTCCCCAACGCAACTTACAGATTAGCGGAAAGCGATTTTCAATACAAGCTTTATAAAGCCGCTGCCACGAATTATCAATTTCTTGTGGACAATTATCCGCGAAGTCCATTCACATTGCAATCGCTAAAAAAACTGGTTCTTGCTTATAAAAATTCAGATCAGCTCAATCAGGCAATTTTAACTTCCCAAGACATTTTGCGTAATTACCCGAAAAATTCCCAAATTCCGGCTATCCTCCTTATCCTCGCAAATGTTTATCAGGAAAATCAAATGCAAGAAAAGTATGTGCTTGCTCTGGAAAAAATCATTTTCGATTATGAAGAATCGGATGCACGTTGGTTGGCTGCCAAAAATCTCGTGAATTATTATTATCAAAAAGGGGATATGCAGAAAGCTCGTGAGATCGTCAAAAACAATTTAACAGACTTCACTCCAAGAGAATACGAAAAAACATTGGTCCTTATTTATGCAGATATTCTCAACGATTCCGGAGAATATGATTTGGCAAAAGCGGAATTTCAGACTTATTTCCGTAAATTTAACGATGCCGAAAATCTGGATTTTGTTGCCTATCAGATTGCTACTTTGAATTTTAAATTAGGAGATTTTGATGAAACAATCACCAATTGCATAGATTTTCAGAAGGAATTTCCTCAAAGTAAATTTATGTCTAAAATCCATCTTCTCGTTTCCAAAGCATATATGCAAAAAAAAAATTATACCCTCGCTCTAAGACAATTAAAAGAGAGCAATTTTAAAAATTCATCCGAGAAATTGCAATATCTCGCTCAATCTCAAAGAATTGATATTCTTCAAAAGCAAAACCTCTACGAGAAAGTTATTCCCCAATATCTTGATCTGATTCAGCATTATCCAAAATTTGTTTCAGTTGACAGCGTATATTTTCACATCGCCTTTATTTATCAGGGAACTGTCCGGAATTATAAGAAAGCCCTAAATTATTATCAAATGTTACTCACCGCATATCCTCAAAGCAAATTATTTCAGAATGTCCATCTGCAAATGGCTGAATGTTATGAGAAAATCGGACAGTATAAAGAAGCCTTGGACATTTTACAAACTCTTCAAAGCATGGGGCGGGTGAGCGTTGGCAAATCAAAACAGATTGAAGAGCAGATAGTTTATTTAACAAAATTCCGAATCAAAGAGCAAAATGTGGCTTTGGATAATTTGATGAAAAGTTTTCTTGGGTATATAAGTAGTGGCAGTAAAAAGGAAGCAATCGTCTCTATCGTCGAAATATACAGAAAAGATTTAAAACAATTTCAAAGAGCAATTCAGGTTTTGGAGAAAAATAGCCAATTCGATTCTGATCCATCCTTTTTGTTACTCAAGGGGGAAACTTATCTTGATCTTGCCGGAAAATTTGCATACGAAAACAATTCCGATTTTAATCAATATTATTCACAAGCAAAATTTGTGTTCAATACAATTATTGATAAATTTGGAGATGAAAATATTTTTGAAAAAGAATTTGCTGAATTTTATATGATCTCGCTAAATGGGATGCAATATGAAAAAGGCTCGCGCGAATATGTAGAATTTGTCAAACACTCCTCTCTAAAATTTGTCGAAAAATATAACACTTTTTCACAGATTGGAACAGTATATTTCAATCTCGCAAAAGCATTACTTCAATCCCCACAAATTTCTGCTGAAGAGCAAAAAAATA
This window of the Candidatus Cloacimonadota bacterium genome carries:
- a CDS encoding ATP-binding cassette domain-containing protein — translated: MSIIFDNVTFSYKIPSPQDVLHEFSFQVNGGEKLGIFKQSGWGKSTLVKLITGEEKLESGRIIIAGYEKQNWKKMFSNLSILFQEPDKQFVFPNLKDEYEFLTENENNKSRGKKINTTQKMDELARIFEFDLQKYISENRTIFSVSSEERKILQILFTISGEEEYLIMDDPLLYLSEKSQQQFLNYLSEIDKTILILARDKKPLRKVF
- a CDS encoding tetratricopeptide repeat protein codes for the protein MKKIYIVIFGLFLFSSLFANLADDFRFAKKMYDDTLYEEAINKFTELIDEYPTSEQAEEAYLFIGNSYSELEKFPQAIDAYTHFIKAYPDSKLLPNATYRLAESDFQYKLYKAAATNYQFLVDNYPRSPFTLQSLKKLVLAYKNSDQLNQAILTSQDILRNYPKNSQIPAILLILANVYQENQMQEKYVLALEKIIFDYEESDARWLAAKNLVNYYYQKGDMQKAREIVKNNLTDFTPREYEKTLVLIYADILNDSGEYDLAKAEFQTYFRKFNDAENLDFVAYQIATLNFKLGDFDETITNCIDFQKEFPQSKFMSKIHLLVSKAYMQKKNYTLALRQLKESNFKNSSEKLQYLAQSQRIDILQKQNLYEKVIPQYLDLIQHYPKFVSVDSVYFHIAFIYQGTVRNYKKALNYYQMLLTAYPQSKLFQNVHLQMAECYEKIGQYKEALDILQTLQSMGRVSVGKSKQIEEQIVYLTKFRIKEQNVALDNLMKSFLGYISSGSKKEAIVSIVEIYRKDLKQFQRAIQVLEKNSQFDSDPSFLLLKGETYLDLAGKFAYENNSDFNQYYSQAKFVFNTIIDKFGDENIFEKEFAEFYMISLNGMQYEKGSREYVEFVKHSSLKFVEKYNTFSQIGTVYFNLAKALLQSPQISAEEQKNIIIYLQQSATLTNNKIIRNEAYSLLGNIYLQNESYSAALNQYKKISDLYKNRNGNLLFNIGFAEKELRHWQKSLQSLKQFVTDFKQNKNYWKGIELLGDIYLQTQNYEEAIYYYKILVSQNPSDEIYRKLRSLYTSEKLYSDAVDISNKIKEKTNSDRRNLANIYLEMGAKANAILILKKCIETDSTSKELLIDLEKLASINFEIGDFLTAKDNYEQLIYLTRDYEDRTKIKYLNWNQIAGNGVIANYRIKSRTGAENYQAIFETTIKNNSEVSSNILLEKGIYYSELNQEKANEVFDEIIKKYPSAGFGDDAYFQMALMALSQKNYELAQKKLSDLIKKYPNSELVNNAYLKLGSMDFAAGNYNKALEYYKVVIENDAEGTLAKQAIENFALTCKTMGEWMVAIEAYQLLLDRLGSPDLKPQTLFEIAYCYFMDKNYEKAIELFQNIIVKVNDPALKVESYYWIGESYYGLQKYDKTIETLLKIVYDYSSYSQWFVNASIKIAMAYEQEEKYQKAKMFYENVINRFGTNNRWGKEAKKLLDQLPTN